TATTTCCAACGATGTCCCCACAATAGCGCGTACCATATTGCGCAAAAACCGATCAGCGGTAATATGAAAAACCAAATGTTGTTCGGTATGCCATACCCACTCGGCTCTACGAATATCGCAAATATTTGTAAACACCTGCGTATGAGACTTACTAAAGCATTCAAAATCCTGCCTGCCCAATAAAAATTTTGCAGCTTCATTCATCTTTTCTACATCCGGACGATCGCGCATAAAACATGAATAAGGATAGATAAAAGGATCTTTATGAAAATGAAGATGGTATTCATAGGATCGTTGTGTCGCATCGAAGCGAGCGTGCGCTTCAGGCCCCACTTCGATCAAACGCTTAACGGCCACATCAAAGGGCAATAAGGCATTGAGCGAATGAATAAAACGATCCGCATTTTGTAGAATACCCACAGGTGCTGCATCGAAATGCGCATACAATTGCTTGGCATGAACACCCGTATCTGTACGGCCAGCTCCAGTTGTTTCAACAGGTTCTCGCAACAGGGTTTCAAGCGCTTTATTTAGCACTTCCTGCACGGAAATTGCATTGTTCTGAATTTGCCAACCATGATAAGCCTGTCCAAAATAGGCTATTTCTAAAAAAAAACGTCTTTTATCCATTATATGAAACAAAGGTACGTTTTTCCAAATGAGCATCATTTCTTCGCGGACCGAATTTACTCATTTTCCTCATTATTTAATCCTTACATGACAAAACTAGTTATTTTGCACTTCTTTTTGCTCGAATCCACTTGGCCGGTAATTCGGTATCAGCGGCACCAAAGCCACAGCAAACTCCTACTATCTTCGCCATGCGACCACGGCAAGTCCACAGTGAGTCCACGTTGAGTCCACCTTTTTAAGTACATTCAATGCGGAAGTACCATGGTGACACTATGGTTGCAGCCCGAACTTGTCCCCTAATTGTCCATAACACAAGGCTAAAAAGGCTATAGTAGATCGACCAGATTTTCAAAAGCCATGCCGCGTGATGCTTTCAATAAAACCGTGGCATCAGTTATCGGATTTTCGCTGATTGCTTGTTTCGCTTCGGCAGTAGTTTCATAAAACTCTCCGCTCTCATACCGATGGGCAAAAAATTCTTTTCCTACAAAAACCTTACGATCTGCAGGAATGGATCTTACATTCTCGACAATTTTTTTATGTTCTTCAAAGGATTCTGCCCCCAATTCAAACATATCACCCAATACAATAGCCTTCTTATCCGCTTCAATAATCCGGATATTGTCCAGCGCAGCGGCCATACTAGTTGCATTTGCATTATAATAGTCGCAGATTAGGGTATTATGCGCAGTTTTCATAATCTGGGAGCGATTGTTCGTAGGTGTATACCCTTCAATACCCCGATTGATCGACGCAGAAGAAACGCCAAAATGCAAACCCACAGCAATAGCTGCAAGGAAGTTTTCGGTATTATAAGATCCGGTTAACTGGGTATCGACAACATAAGATTCGGTCGCACCCTTCTTGTGCCATTCAATTTGCAAGAGGGGATTTGCCCTAAGAAGCTTTCCAATCACATCATTACCTTCAGAAAAACCATAGGTGACGATGTTGGCTATCTTGCGGGCGGAAGCCATCTCTTTGAGATGTGGGTTATCTGCCTGCAAAAATAATACCCCTTGATGGTCCTGCAACCAATCGTACAGTTCGCCTTTGGTTTTCTTTACGCCTTCAAAGGATCCAAAACCTTCGAGATGGGCCTTACCAACGTTAGAAATCAAACCATGTGTCGGTTCGGCAATCCCACATAGGAAAGCAATCTCTTCCAAATGATTTGCCCCCATTTCGATGATGGCGAGCTCAATTGAATCATCTATGGCTAATAATGTCAATGGGACGCCGATGTGATTATTCAAATTTCCTTTGGTCGCATAGGTCTTGTATTTCTGCGACACAACAGCATTCAAAAGCTCTTTGGTCGTCGTTTTTCCATTGGTTCCCGTCACCCCAATAACTGGAATATGCAATTGCTGTCTATGGTAATTTGCCAGTTGCTGTAATGTTTTTAAAACATCATCAACAAGAATATACGCTTCTCCTTTTCGGTAGGTCTCGTCATCAATAACCACATATTTAGCACCCATTTCAAGTGCTTTCTCGGCGAAAGTATTCCCATTGAAATTGGCCCCTTTTAAAGCGAAAAATAGACTATCTTTTTCAATTTTACGTGTATCTGTTGTAATATTCGGATACTGTTTATAAATCTGATAGAGTGACTGGATATCCATGTTGAGCAATTTGTTGAACAAACTTAGAGAAATTGCTTTTTATATGCAATACAATTACGCTTTAGCAGCTCATATTATTCGCGACTTTTTCAAAATTTCAAGCAATCATCGATAGCGAAAATTCGCTCAGAAAACGTAGAAAATGCGGCATAATCCGATTGCCTTAAACCCCACCGATAACGTTTGCGCATTTATTTTCGTGAATTTCCTTTAAGGATGACTTGAATATTGGTATTTTCATTGACCATTTAAACAGTTTGGGAAATTCAGGCGACCGTATTTTCATCCCCTTTTGCATTTTTTATGTCCGATTACTTCAGCAATAAAAAGGTCGACAGACAAAAGAAGGTAGAAAACAGATAAACCTGCAAATCAATACATTGTATGAAAACTTTTTTAGACGACAACTTTTTATTGAACACAAAAGCAGCTGAAGAGCTGTACCACAATTATTCAAAACATCTGCCGATTATTGATTACCATAATCATCTAATCCCAGAACAGATTGCAAATAACGTCAAGTTTGATAATATAAGTCAGGTTTGGTTACATGGTGATCATTACAAATGGCGGGCCATGCGTGCCAACGGTGTCAACGAACATTATGTTACCGGAGACGCTTCAGATGAAGAAAAATTCATCAAATGGGCCGAAACTGTTCCTTATACCTTACGAAATCCATTACACCATTGGACACACCTTGAATTACAACGTTATTTTGGCATAACTGATCTATTATCTCCAAAAACTGCGGCCAAGATCTATGCAGATACCAGTGCTTTGCTGCAACAAGATAGTCATTCGGTACGCGGACTACTCAAGATGATGCATGTTGAAGTCGTTTGCACAACAGACGACCCGATCGATAGCCTGGAATTTCATCAGCAGTTTGCGAAAGAGCGTGAATCATTTAAAATGCTTCCGGCATTTCGTCCTGACAAAGCAATGAATTGCGATGACCTGCCTGCATTGAACCAATACATCGACAAGCTTGAAGCAGTCAGCAATATCCAGATAAGCAGTTTAAGCGACTACCTCAACGCCTTGAAAGCAAGGCACGACTTCTTTGCCGCCAACGGTTGTAAAGTCTCAGATCATGGTTTGGAACACATCTATGCTGAAGATTATACCGAAACTGAAATCGCATTCATCTTTGATAAAATTCGTGCAGGCAAAGAAATAACTTTTGAAGAGAACCTGAAGTTTAAATCCGCCATGTTGGTCTATTTTGCAGAATGGGATCATGAGAAAGGCTGGGTGCAACAATACCACTTGGGCGCTTTACGTAACAATAACTCCCGCATGCACCGATTGATCGGTCCAGATACCGGCTGGGATTCTATTGGGGATTTTAGTCAGGGACGTACATTATCAAAGTTTTTGAATAAATTAGACAACCAAGATAAGCTAACCAAGACAATTATCTATAATCTCAATCCAGCCGACAATGAACTTATTGCGACAATGGTTGGGAATTTCAATGATGGTTCTATCAAAGGAAAAATTCAGTTTGGCTCAGCTTGGTGGTTTTTGGACCAAAAAGACGGCATGACAAAACAGATTAATACCTTGTCGAATATGGGTTTGTTAAGTCGTCTTGTAGGCATGTTGACCGATTCCAGAAGTTTTCTTTCTTTTCCAAGACATGAATACTTTAGAAGATTGGTCTGTGACATCTTTGGACAGGACATCGAAAAAGGAGAAATACCAAATGATATCGAATGGGTCGGGAAAATCATACAGGATATCAGCTACAATAACGCAAAAGAATATTTTGAATTTTAATGAATGAACATGCAGGGTAAAGTTTTAAGCTTTGGGGAATTGCTGTTGCGGATCTGCCCGGATATTGAAGAAAACTGGATTGAACAGCATCAATTGCCTTTTTACGTTGGAGGAGCAGAATTAAACGTCGCTACAGCTTTGGCCCTATGGGGCCTGCCATCATCTTATTTATCTGCAATACCGCAAAATGCCATTTGTGAAGGTATAGACTCCTATTTGAACCGTAGAAACATCGATACATCGGCGATGCAATGGGGCGGAGAGCGCTTGGGTATATACTATCTTCCAAAAGGCAAAGATCTTAAAAATGCGGGGGTTATCTACGATCGTGCCAATTCATCTTTTGCAAGCCTCAAAGTTGGCAGTATTGATTGGGATAAAGCCTTGAAGGATGTAAAATGGTTTCACTTTTCGGCAATTTGCCCTGCAATCAGTCAAGAGATTGCAGACCTCTGTCTTGAAGCGGTGCAAAAAGCACAGGAAAAAGGAATTTTTGTATCCCTAGACCTGAACTACCGATCAAAGCTCTGGAAATATGGTAAAACGCCGAAAGAGGTGATGCCTCCGATTGCCAGGTATTGCAATTTAATTATGGGCAATATTTGGGCTGCACACCAGATGCTCGGAACTTCACTAGACGAACAATTCTTAGCAAGCTCTTCAGGATACAGCGAAGAAGAATTACAAGCCCAAGCAGACCGGACCAGCCGGGAAATTGTTGCTTCAAACCCCAAATGCCAGTATGTAGCCAATACCTTTCGTTTTGACCACCATACCAAAGGGATAAAGTACTATACCACATTATTTGATAAAGACCGTCTCATCAAATCTACAACCTATATCGCGGAAGAGATTTTGGATAAAGTAGGAAGTGGCGACTGCTTTATGGCTGGTCTGATTTATGGATTGTATTCCAACCTCTCCCCGGAGGAGACCTTGGAATTTGCAACAAGCGCGGCATTCGATAAACTATTTATCGCCAGCGATGCAACAACAAGTACAGTGGACGATATAAAAAAGAGAATGATAGCATGAATTTAAAAGAGATTGTATTAAATAAAATTATCGAACAAGGAACACTTCCTTTATTCTTCCATCATGATCAGGAAGAAAGTATCGATATTCTACGAACTTTATACCGAGCGGGTGTACGCGTTTTTGAATTTACAAATCGTGGTCCCGAAGCTTTGGCTGTTTTTGAGCAGCTTGTTGCAACAAGAAACCTCGAGATGCCAGACCTCTACCTGGGGATCGGCACCATCAAATCGGTGGACGATGCACAACAGTTTCTCCAGGTTGGAGCGGATTTTATTGTTGCACCCTTAGTGAATCCTTTGGTTGGTTCGCTCGTACATGAGCACCATAAGTTGTGGATTCCGGGCTGTATGACACCGACAGAAATCTACACGGCTCAGCAGCAACAGGCCGCATTGATAAAATTATTCCCTGCAAATATTTTGGGACCAGCATTTATGTCATCTATTCGGGATCTTTTTAAAGGTCAGAACTTTATACCAACGGGGGGTGTAGACATCGAAATAGAAAATCTAAAAGCATGGTTCAGGTCAGGTGTATGCGCAGTAGGGATGGGCAGTAAACTGATTGATCCAAAGGACACCAGCAATTTATTCGAAAATACACAAAAAGCACTTGATCTTGTCTCAAAAGCACGTTAAAACAATAATCGATGCTGTATGCCTTCCAATAACATCGTTAAAGGATGGCATACAGCATTAATTATTGGTCATTTGAAACGATAGGCTCAAGAAAAATAAACAATTAAACCCATTATGATTAATACAGAGAAAAAGGGTAGTTACCGCTGGGTAATCTGTGCCCTACTATTTTTTGCTACCACAATTAATTACTTGGATCGCCAGGTATTATCCTTAACCTGGAAAGATTTTATCAGTCCCGAATTCCACTGGACCAATACGGACTATGGGAACATTACCGCTTTATTTTCTATTTTTTACGCCATCAGCATGCTTTTCGCCGGACGTTTTGTCGATTGGATGGATACAAAAAAAGGTTTTCTATGGGCGATTGCTGTTTGGTCCATTGGTGCCATATTACATGCTTTTTGTGGTATTGCAACCTCAGGAATTGTCGCTGGCGAGTGGTTTGTTGGATTTGAAGGCGCAAAAGAAGCCATTTCTCATGTGAACAATGTCGGTTTAATCATCAGCGTTAGTGTAAACTTATTTATTTTCGCCCGGTTTGTATTGGCTGTCGGTGAAGCTGGAAATTTCCCAGCTGCCATTAAAGCGACCGCAGAGTATTTTCCAAAGAAAGATCGTGCTTTAGCGACGAGTATCTTCAATTCTGGAGCGACCATTGGCGCCCTAGCAGCACCGCTGATGATACCAGTTATCGCCGCACATTGGGGTTGGGAGATGTCTTTCATCATTATAGGAGCCCTTGGATTTGTCTGGATGGGTTTCTGGATCTTTCTTTATAAAAAACCGCACGAAAATCCGAAAGTAAATGCGGCAGAATTGGCTTATATTCACCAAGATGATCATGAACACCAAACAGAACAGACTGGAGCACCAAAACAGCCTAAAACCACCATCGGGGAATGCCTCAAGTACAAGCAAACCTGGGCTTTTGTCTTCGGAAAATTCATGACCGACGGTGTCTGGTGGTTCTTCTTATTCTGGATGCCAGCTTATCTATCGGCTGTTTACGACATAAAGTCTTCCGATACAGAAGGGCAATTGGCCATATTTGTTTTATATGCGATCACGATGCTGTCTATTTATGGCGGCTGGTTGCCGACGTATTTTGTGGAGAAAAAGGGAATGAATGCCTATGAAGGCCGAATGAAGGCCATGTTGCTGTTTGCTTTCGTCCCATTGGTCGTACTCTTTGCACAACCCTTAGGGCATATTTCCTATTGGATTCCTGTTATTTTAATTGGTTTTGCAGGTGCGGCACATCAGTCTTGGTCGGCCAATATATTTTCTACGATTGGCGATTCTTTTCCAAAACGTGCTATTGCCACTGTTACAGGAATAGGTGGGCTTGCGGGTGGCGTTGGAGCCTTTATTATCAATAAAACTTCGGGCTGGCTATTCGACTATGCGAAAGAGACTCAACTGGTTTTTATGGGTTTTAAGGGGGAAGAAGCGGGCTATTTTATTATTTTTTCTTTCTGTTCCATCGCCTATTTGATTGCATGGATTGTAATGAAAACGCTAGTCCCTAAACTTATTTTAATAAAAAATTAACAAATATTGTAAAATTTACAGTATATTAGCGATATCTTTATAAATATCAATCTAAACCATTTTTAAAAACAATGAGCTTAAACTTAGAAGGTATCTTCTACGAGGAGAAAGACATTCCCGCAGAATTTACACTGGACGAACAGGTCGATCAAAGAGAGTTCCTTTCCAATGGAGAAATGATTTCTTGGACGGGTCAAGTAAACGAGGTATTTTCACCAATCTGTGTAAAGACCAAGGATGGCTTGAAACGTAAGCGCATCGGTAGTTTCCCTGTTTGTACTGAAAAAGAGTCCATGGAAGCCTTGGAAGCTGCTGTAAAAGCATACGACAACGGCCGTGGAGAGTGGCCGACAATGAGCGTTGCCGATCGTATTACCTGTGTTGAAAATTTCACGCAAAAGATGATTGCCAAGAAGGACATTGTTGTCAAGCTTATTATGTGGGAAATTGGCAAATCCTATGCTGACTCTGTTAAGGAGTTTGACCGCACGGTGGAGTATATATACGCAACGATCGACGCATTGAAAGATATCGACCGCGATTCTTCCCGCTTTCAGATCGAACAAGGTATCATTGCCCAAATCAGAAGATCTCCACTAGGAGTCGTTTTATGTATGGGGCCATTCAACTACCCGCTGAATGAAACGTTTACAACGTTGATCCCGGCATTGATCATGGGAAATACCATGTTGTTCAAACCACCTAAACACGGTACTTTACTACACTACCCTTTATTAGAAGCTTTTAGAACAAGTTTCCCCAAAGGCGTAGTCAATACAATTTATGGTCGTGGCAACAAGATTGTTCCAAGTCTGATGCAATCCGGAAAGATCAATGTGTTGACCTTGATCGGTTCAAGCCGTGTTGCTGACGAACTGAAGAAATTACATCCTAAAGTTAACCGTCTCCGCGCAATTCTTGGTCTGGACGCTAAAAATGCAGCGATCATCACCAAGGATGCCGATTTAAATCTTGCTGTTTCTGAAACCGTATTGGGTTCGCTTTCATTCAATGGCCAACGCTGTACCGCACTTAAAATTATCTATGTACACCGCAGCCTGGCACAGGAATTCTTAAAACGTCTTTCTGCGGAAGTTGCTAAACTAAAATATGGTATGCCCTGGGAAAAAGGCGTGTCTTTGACACCTCTTCCAGAGGTTAACAAACCAGCTTATCTGACTGAATGTATTGAAGATGCAAAAGCTTATGGTGCAAAGGTGATTAACGAAAATGGCGGACAGGTAGCCGAATCTTTCTTCTACCCAGCGATTGTTTATCCGGTCAATTCTCAAATGAAACTTTACAGGGAGGAACAATTTGGTCCAGTTATCCCTGTTGTGCCATTTGACGATCTTGAAGAACCTATTGAGTACCTTATTGGCTCTTCACATGGACAGCAGGTCAGTATCTTTAGTAACAATGCTGCAGTTGTGTCGTCTTTAATCGATCCTTTGGTCAATCAGGTAAGTCGTGTCAATATCAATTGTCAATGTCAACGTGGTCCAGATACCTTCCCTTTCACCGGAAGAAAGGACAGCGCTGAGGGAACATTATCGGTTGTGGATGCCCTACGTTCATTCTCGATACGATCGCTGGTAGCGGCAAAGTTCACCGAAGAAAACAAGAAATTGCTGAATGACATCGTTAGTGAAAATGAATCGAACTTTTTAAGTACCAAATACATTTTCTAATAGCATTGTCTATAAAAAAAAGCGACACCGCGGGATGATTTTAGATCATCTCGCGGTGTCGCTTTTTTTTAGAAAATTCAAGGGCCTATTGCGCTCTTTCTTTCTCCTCATTACTTGTATCTTTCTTACGATAGTTGTTTTTTAAATTTCCGAATTTATACGAATAGGTCAATCGAACCACACGACGATCTTGGTATTGCCTGATACTGGAGTCAAAGTCGCCGAAATTGGTTTTCAGGTTCTGATTCCCTGTATTAAACAAGTCGCTCACCGCCAGCTTCAACGAACTACGTTGATCTTTAAATGTCTTTGTCGCCCCAACCTCCATATCCCAACGGGCCTTCATATCGTATACATTATAGTTGAACGGAGAGAAATACCTCAAATTGACATTTGCCGACAGACTTTTCGCCAATTTTAAATTGTGCATTGATGTAGCTTGCAAAAGAAAGGAGGTCCTTTTCAACGGATGACCACTTACCATGCCATCAAAGTTAAAATGGATGCCTGTAATATTGTTATTCATGCTCCAAATCTTGGATACCGTAACTGGGATGTTCAGATTCAGATACGCCGTCAGATTTTTACCTAAATTTTCACGTATAACCCAGGTCTGTTTCAGCACCGAATCTTGCCCCATACTCTCTACAATCGCATCCCGCACATCGTTAATACCCAATGTCACGTTATAACGTTGCAGCAACGTATAGTTTAGGGTGAATTCATTGGAAAATTGCGGATTCAGGTAAGGATTACCACGTTCAAAGGTTAGTTTATCAATAAAATAATCAAAAGGATTCAACTGTCGGTAATTAGGACGCGTGATTTTCCTTGCGTAACCTAAAGAAAGGATATGATTCTCATGGAATGTATATGTCAGATTTGCATTCGGAAAAAGTTTAAAGTAATTCCGTTTCACTTGCTTATTTAAGGTCAACGAGTTCCCGTCAGAAAATGTATATTCTCCCCTCGCGCCGACCTTCAGGCCCCATTTCCCTATGGTATTGTTATAGTCTATGTATCCAGCGGCGATCTGCTCCTTATACACAAAATGATTCGTACGCTTTTCATTATTAATCCAGGAATTGTTCAAAAAGTCTTCAAAGGTTAAGTCGTTATCCGACGTAACGTTTGAATATTTAGCCCCCATCTCAAGCTTGGAAACCTTCGATAGCGGTCGTTCATAATCCAGTTTGGCGACATAGATATCAATTCCGATGGGCATTCTACTGCGTTGGATCTCTTCGGGCGTAATCGCATCCATCTGACCATTAAAATATTGGTTATTATAACCTACGCGTTTGCTGCTTTTGAATTTACTCCAATCCAAATCAAGGGTAAGTTTTCTGCCATTCGAATCAATTCTAAACTCATTATTTAAATTAGCGGAGTAACGATCAAATAACTCTTTGAACTGTGATGTCGAAATCAAAAGCGAATCCAATGTTGTGAAAGACTTTCCTACATTGGTCTTACTATCGTTATCGTTGTATTCGATATTATTCGATCCATTAAACTGAACGGTTAACGTATTTCTGGCCGATGTCCTCTGCTCAACACCAAAGCGATAGGAATGGTTCTTTTCCTTTTCATCCAATATCGACCTTTGGTTAAAATAGGTCTTTTCACCTTTATTCTGAATAACACGATCAAGCAGGAGCTTCCGATGGCTTTTTTCATCCGAATACGCATACGACCCAAATACTGTCGTATTGTTCTTCTTATAGTTCAGGGATAAGGAGCTATTCCCTCTGAATTTTTCTCCCCTCCCTGCCGTCACGTTAAAGGTTCCGTTAAAACCTTCCATCCGATTTTTTTTGAGTACAATATTAATTGTTCCCACTGCCCCCTCAGCGTCATCTTTTGCTGCACGAGTAGTAATCACTTCGACGGACTTAATCTGATTGCCATCCGTACTCTTCAAAAAATTCACCAACTGTTCACCCGACATATAGGTCTGCCGACCATCGATGGTCACAGAAACACCAGATTGACCCATCAGCTGTAGATTGTTATTGTTATCTAAACTCACTCCAGGAGCCCGCTGTACAATATCTAAGGCATTATTCCCTGCGGCCAAAGGCGAATTTTCCACATTTAAAACCAGTTTACCAGGCTTGCTTTCAACCATCGGCCGCTTACCCTCTACGGCGACCTCCTGCAATTTTCGTGTGTCCGCGTTCAGTAGGATCGTTGGCACCTTGTAATCTGACGTACTGATATCAAAAGCGTTGCCCTTATTGGCGGTATACCCAACCATTTTCGCTTCGACATAATAACTTCCAGCTTGTACATCCGAGAATTGGTATTCTCCATTTTCATCGGTAACAACGGCTTTCAAAATAACAGCCGTCTTTGCTTTCATCAGATAAGCAGTTGCAGAAGCCAAAGGCGCATTATTTTCCGCCTGTACTTTGCCGGTAACTTTCACTTGTGGATAGGCAAAGGAAACAATCAAAAAATTTAGGAGTAAGAGGTAAAAATATCTTTTCATTCGTTTATCAAAAAGTGTAATAGCATTTACTTGATTGTTTTAAGTCGGCTTATCACACGAGGTTTAGTATTAATTTTCGATTGGTTACAGCTTCAATATTTGTCTTCCGCCTAGGGGCGGAAGACTTGCTTTATATTATTTCTTTTTTGTCTCTATGGTAACACCATCTTTTTTGACATTGATAATGGTATCCCGACGGATGACAATAGAAGTATCATTTGCGACTACTCCATTACCCTCCGCATCTGCTTCTTCAGTTTCATCAGACTTTTTGGGGGGCAGAGCACATTTCAAGCCGAGTGAGGTGACCACAAACTCGACCTCTTTTACATCCCTTAGATCTTCGCTATACCGATCACGACATTCGTAAAATGAAATATCCCTTAATTTATCTTCCAAATTATCATTGATGATCAATTTGGTGCCTACCGGGAGAAACAAGGTAACATTCACTTCCTGATCCCGATAACGCTCGCCTTCATTCAACTGGAACGCATTGTCAAATATCAATGACGTACTATCCTGTCTCAAGGCATAATTAATTTTACCAGCTCTGTCCGTTGCTACTTTATACGTACTTCCTTTAGCCGAATACTCATAGCGTACATAAGGTTCCTGTAGGGAGTCTATACGTTCAACTCGAATACGAATATTACGTCTCAGGTAAGTAGAAAGATTTTCGCTTTTGATACCCAAACCGCTTTTTACACCATTTTTCAAGCGGATTACCCGAATATCATTTTCGTTTAAATAATAAACAGCCTGTTTTTGCAGCGGTTTCTCTTCAACAATTGTACTGGATTCTTTAAACTCCTTTGCTACCGATGTAGCGTAGTAGATAATAGCGCCTATCGATGCCAACCATACTAAAAACAAGGTAGTTGTCAAATAATTGTTCATTGGTTTTTTATCGAAGAGGACTCGGAGAAGCAAATAAAACAATCCGGCAAAAGGGATAAAAATGGCCAAGAAACCCGCAATCAAGGCAAAAGGTACATCGCTTGGGTCCATGAGGTAAAAAGGACCCGAATCGTCCATGACGTCAGGAATTACGTTCACAATAGCCAAAGCAAAGAAAATTAGCCCAATGATCAAACCAATGAGTGTCAACCCGACGATAATAACAAAAAATACACCGATAACTTTTACAACAACCTGCAGCAACTTAGCAACACTATCGCCTGTACGGTCTATTCCCCTTGAAAACGAATCCTTTACGCCACTCATTTCTTCATCGAAAGAACGTTTGAAATTCTGAATGTTCGGTGCTTCACCACGCATTTCCATTTTATCTGCACGGGTTACAGCGAGCGGCATTACGATCCATAGGATAACATAGACCAACACACCCGATCCGCCGATCACAACAAATAACGCAAAGAGTAGTCGTACCCATTTTGCCTCAATACCAAAAAAATGGCCCAGTCCGCTACATACTCCACTGAAAACTTTGTCGTCGGGATCGCGCATCAGCTTCTTTCCTACTTTAAAGCCATCTGCATTTGGCTGGCGCTGAAAAGACGCATAACCATCCTGATCCTCAGACTCAAAATCGCTTACGCTACCCATCTGCTCAATGACAGCATTCACATCATCCATATTTAGAACTTCTTTGCTCCCCGCCTGAATCTTTTCGGTAAACATTTCAGAAATACGATTTTCGATATCTTCTAAAATCTCCTTACTATCTTCCGATTGTCCAAAGTGCTTCTTTATATCAATCATGTAGGAGCGAAGCACCTCATAAGCATCTTCTTCAATATGGAAGACGATACTATTTATGTTGATAATTATTGTCTTATTCATCGTTATTATCTTTAACTGGTTTAGTTGAATCATTGTTTCTACCCACCAATGACGTGTTTACAGCAAACACGAGCTCATTCCAGGTAACATCTAGTCTTGAAAGGACTTCTAACCCTTCTTGGGTGATTTCATAATATTTTCTAGGCGGACCTGAAGTTGACTCCTTCCATATATAGCTTAACAGGCCATTATTTTTTAGACGTGTTAAAAGCGGATATAAGGTTCCTTCCACAACCAATAATTGAGCTTTCTTCAGTTCGCTGATAATATCGGAGGCATAAATTTCTCCTCGAGAAATTATGGATAGGATACAATATTCAAGTATCCCCTTCCTCATTTGGATTTGTGTATTTTCAGCTATCATAACAATACAAAGATATATGTATTTTATGGTACCATGCAATACATAGTACCGTATA
The Sphingobacterium multivorum genome window above contains:
- a CDS encoding MFS transporter, producing MINTEKKGSYRWVICALLFFATTINYLDRQVLSLTWKDFISPEFHWTNTDYGNITALFSIFYAISMLFAGRFVDWMDTKKGFLWAIAVWSIGAILHAFCGIATSGIVAGEWFVGFEGAKEAISHVNNVGLIISVSVNLFIFARFVLAVGEAGNFPAAIKATAEYFPKKDRALATSIFNSGATIGALAAPLMIPVIAAHWGWEMSFIIIGALGFVWMGFWIFLYKKPHENPKVNAAELAYIHQDDHEHQTEQTGAPKQPKTTIGECLKYKQTWAFVFGKFMTDGVWWFFLFWMPAYLSAVYDIKSSDTEGQLAIFVLYAITMLSIYGGWLPTYFVEKKGMNAYEGRMKAMLLFAFVPLVVLFAQPLGHISYWIPVILIGFAGAAHQSWSANIFSTIGDSFPKRAIATVTGIGGLAGGVGAFIINKTSGWLFDYAKETQLVFMGFKGEEAGYFIIFSFCSIAYLIAWIVMKTLVPKLILIKN
- a CDS encoding NADP-dependent glyceraldehyde-3-phosphate dehydrogenase, whose protein sequence is MSLNLEGIFYEEKDIPAEFTLDEQVDQREFLSNGEMISWTGQVNEVFSPICVKTKDGLKRKRIGSFPVCTEKESMEALEAAVKAYDNGRGEWPTMSVADRITCVENFTQKMIAKKDIVVKLIMWEIGKSYADSVKEFDRTVEYIYATIDALKDIDRDSSRFQIEQGIIAQIRRSPLGVVLCMGPFNYPLNETFTTLIPALIMGNTMLFKPPKHGTLLHYPLLEAFRTSFPKGVVNTIYGRGNKIVPSLMQSGKINVLTLIGSSRVADELKKLHPKVNRLRAILGLDAKNAAIITKDADLNLAVSETVLGSLSFNGQRCTALKIIYVHRSLAQEFLKRLSAEVAKLKYGMPWEKGVSLTPLPEVNKPAYLTECIEDAKAYGAKVINENGGQVAESFFYPAIVYPVNSQMKLYREEQFGPVIPVVPFDDLEEPIEYLIGSSHGQQVSIFSNNAAVVSSLIDPLVNQVSRVNINCQCQRGPDTFPFTGRKDSAEGTLSVVDALRSFSIRSLVAAKFTEENKKLLNDIVSENESNFLSTKYIF
- a CDS encoding TonB-dependent receptor domain-containing protein, which codes for MKRYFYLLLLNFLIVSFAYPQVKVTGKVQAENNAPLASATAYLMKAKTAVILKAVVTDENGEYQFSDVQAGSYYVEAKMVGYTANKGNAFDISTSDYKVPTILLNADTRKLQEVAVEGKRPMVESKPGKLVLNVENSPLAAGNNALDIVQRAPGVSLDNNNNLQLMGQSGVSVTIDGRQTYMSGEQLVNFLKSTDGNQIKSVEVITTRAAKDDAEGAVGTINIVLKKNRMEGFNGTFNVTAGRGEKFRGNSSLSLNYKKNNTTVFGSYAYSDEKSHRKLLLDRVIQNKGEKTYFNQRSILDEKEKNHSYRFGVEQRTSARNTLTVQFNGSNNIEYNDNDSKTNVGKSFTTLDSLLISTSQFKELFDRYSANLNNEFRIDSNGRKLTLDLDWSKFKSSKRVGYNNQYFNGQMDAITPEEIQRSRMPIGIDIYVAKLDYERPLSKVSKLEMGAKYSNVTSDNDLTFEDFLNNSWINNEKRTNHFVYKEQIAAGYIDYNNTIGKWGLKVGARGEYTFSDGNSLTLNKQVKRNYFKLFPNANLTYTFHENHILSLGYARKITRPNYRQLNPFDYFIDKLTFERGNPYLNPQFSNEFTLNYTLLQRYNVTLGINDVRDAIVESMGQDSVLKQTWVIRENLGKNLTAYLNLNIPVTVSKIWSMNNNITGIHFNFDGMVSGHPLKRTSFLLQATSMHNLKLAKSLSANVNLRYFSPFNYNVYDMKARWDMEVGATKTFKDQRSSLKLAVSDLFNTGNQNLKTNFGDFDSSIRQYQDRRVVRLTYSYKFGNLKNNYRKKDTSNEEKERAQ